A genomic window from Pseudomonas argentinensis includes:
- a CDS encoding TonB-dependent receptor domain-containing protein produces MKLSRLLLATSLAPGLALASPTNYEDALKLSETVVTGNRDVQPRERSSTPTTVFTRADIERLQPGSVLDLLSRVPGVQVTRAGGRGSTSGLYIRGTKTAQSLVLVDGQRIGSASAGGAPLEYLNVEQIERVEVLRGSRSAIHGADAIGGVVQIFTRRATGEGLNPRLRVGYGSNHSWERSLGLSGGDADTRFNLGLSADDTRGINRTHARVAPDSDRDAYRINAFSATLSHRFSEALAAGFSVLDQRGESEYDGGWEGAYPYADYQLTSYSGFLDAQLLPDWKSRLEVGHSENRSVERFDDVPASSPFNTYRNSLAWLNTLDLGDGHSLLLGADGYQEQLNSDTAYAEDSRWNHALLTQHRYRGERFSTELGLRHEKNQQFGSANTFSAALGYQLDARNELIFSYAEGFRAPTFNDLYWPGGGNPDLQPETSKSYELQWRSQVAERTALQASVYRTDLRDAINGWPAENLDKARINGFEGSLQQELLGWQAALGLSLIDPRDRSTGRQLNRRAKRTLSLDVDRQFGDWSFGATWQAVSRTYDDVDNQREIAGHGLLGLRGNWQATAELALGLKVDNVLDKGYSRAQYGDGSWPVTNYREYREEGRTALLSLTWTPAF; encoded by the coding sequence ATGAAATTATCCCGCCTGCTTCTGGCGACGTCGCTGGCCCCCGGCCTGGCACTAGCCTCCCCGACGAACTACGAGGATGCACTGAAGCTCTCGGAGACCGTGGTGACGGGCAACCGTGACGTGCAGCCGCGCGAACGGAGCAGCACCCCCACCACGGTATTCACCCGCGCCGACATCGAGCGCCTGCAGCCCGGCAGCGTGCTCGACCTGCTGAGCCGGGTGCCAGGGGTGCAGGTCACCCGCGCCGGTGGCCGCGGCAGCACCAGCGGCCTGTACATTCGCGGCACCAAGACCGCACAGAGCCTGGTGCTGGTCGACGGTCAGCGCATCGGCTCGGCATCTGCTGGTGGCGCGCCGCTGGAATACCTGAATGTCGAGCAGATCGAACGTGTCGAAGTGCTGCGCGGCTCACGCTCGGCCATCCATGGTGCCGATGCGATTGGCGGCGTGGTGCAGATTTTCACCCGTCGGGCTACGGGCGAAGGGCTCAACCCGCGCCTGCGCGTCGGCTATGGGTCGAACCACAGCTGGGAACGCAGCCTGGGCCTGTCCGGTGGCGATGCCGACACTCGTTTCAACCTCGGCCTGAGCGCCGACGACACCCGCGGCATCAATCGCACCCATGCCCGCGTGGCGCCGGACAGCGATCGCGACGCCTACCGCATCAACGCCTTCAGCGCCACCCTCAGTCACCGTTTCAGCGAAGCGCTGGCAGCCGGCTTCAGCGTGCTCGACCAGCGCGGCGAGAGCGAATACGACGGTGGCTGGGAAGGTGCCTACCCGTACGCCGACTATCAACTGACCAGTTACTCCGGGTTCCTCGACGCCCAGCTGCTGCCTGACTGGAAAAGCCGCCTGGAAGTCGGCCACAGCGAGAACCGCTCCGTCGAGCGCTTCGATGACGTGCCCGCCAGCAGCCCCTTCAACACCTACCGCAACAGCCTGGCCTGGCTCAACACCCTCGACCTGGGCGACGGCCACAGCCTGCTGCTCGGCGCCGATGGCTACCAGGAACAGCTCAACAGCGATACCGCCTACGCCGAGGACAGCCGCTGGAACCACGCCCTGCTGACGCAGCACCGTTACCGCGGCGAGCGCTTCAGTACCGAGCTGGGCCTGCGCCACGAGAAGAACCAGCAGTTCGGCAGCGCCAACACGTTCAGCGCGGCCCTGGGTTACCAGCTCGATGCGCGCAACGAGCTGATCTTCTCCTACGCCGAGGGCTTCCGCGCGCCGACCTTCAACGACCTCTACTGGCCAGGCGGCGGCAACCCGGACCTGCAGCCGGAGACCTCGAAATCCTACGAGTTGCAGTGGCGCAGCCAAGTGGCCGAGCGCACGGCGCTGCAGGCCTCGGTGTACCGCACCGACCTGCGTGATGCGATCAACGGCTGGCCCGCCGAGAACCTCGACAAGGCGCGTATCAACGGCTTCGAAGGCAGCCTGCAGCAGGAACTGCTGGGCTGGCAGGCCGCCCTTGGCCTGAGCCTGATCGATCCGCGCGACCGCAGCACCGGCAGGCAATTGAATCGCCGCGCCAAGCGCACCCTGAGCCTGGATGTGGATCGCCAGTTCGGCGACTGGTCATTCGGCGCCACCTGGCAGGCGGTCAGCCGTACCTACGACGACGTCGACAATCAGCGCGAGATCGCCGGCCACGGGCTGCTTGGCCTGCGCGGCAACTGGCAGGCGACAGCGGAGCTGGCGCTGGGGCTGAAAGTGGATAACGTGCTGGACAAGGGTTACAGCCGCGCCCAGTACGGCGATGGAAGCTGGCCCGTGACGAATTACCGGGAATACCGGGAAGAAGGCCGTACTGCCCTGCTGTCACTGACCTGGACCCCGGCGTTCTGA
- the dxs gene encoding 1-deoxy-D-xylulose-5-phosphate synthase → MPTTFHEIPRERPLTPLLDRANTPDELRRLGEAELETLADELRQYLLYTVGQTGGHFGAGLGVIELTVALHYVFDTPDDRLVWDVGHQAYPHKILTGRRERMGSLRQKDGIAAFPRRSESEYDTFGVGHSSTSISAALGMAIAAQRQGSKRKSVAVIGDGALTAGMAFEALNHAADVKANMLVVLNDNDMSISKNVGGLSNYLAKILSSRTYANVREGSKKVLSKLPGAWEIARKTEEHAKGMLVSGTLFEELGWNYIGPIDGHDLPTLLATLRNMRDLEGLQFLHVVTKKGKGFAPAEVDPIVYHAITKLEPINAPAEVKKPSGPKYSSVFGQWLCEMAAHDERLMAVTPAMKEGSDLVAFSERHPDRYFDVAIAEQHAVTLAAGMACEGAKPVVAIYSTFLQRAYDQLIHDVAVQNLDVLFAIDRAGLVGEDGPTHAGSFDLSYLRCIPGMLIMTPSDENELHHMLTTGYQFTGPAAVRYPRGSGPNATIDRELTPLPIGKGVVRRQGKGVALLVFGVQLNEALRVGETLDATVVDMRFVKPLDEALVSELAAGHELLVTIEENSVMGGAGSAVSEFLAAQGTLKPMLHLGLPDSYVEHARPDQMLAECGLDEAGIEAAVRQRLEKGSSKA, encoded by the coding sequence ATGCCGACGACTTTCCACGAGATTCCCCGCGAACGCCCGCTGACGCCGCTGCTCGACCGTGCCAATACGCCGGATGAGTTGCGCCGCCTTGGCGAGGCCGAGCTGGAAACCCTGGCGGATGAACTGCGCCAGTACCTGCTCTACACGGTCGGCCAGACCGGCGGGCATTTTGGCGCCGGCCTCGGGGTGATCGAACTGACCGTCGCCCTGCACTACGTCTTCGATACGCCAGACGACCGCCTGGTGTGGGACGTCGGCCATCAGGCCTACCCCCACAAGATTCTTACCGGCCGCCGCGAGCGCATGGGCAGTCTGCGCCAGAAAGACGGCATCGCCGCCTTCCCGCGTCGCTCGGAGAGCGAATACGACACCTTTGGCGTTGGCCATTCCAGCACCTCGATCAGCGCCGCACTGGGCATGGCCATCGCCGCCCAGCGCCAGGGCAGCAAGCGCAAGTCGGTGGCGGTGATCGGCGACGGCGCGCTGACCGCCGGCATGGCCTTCGAAGCGCTCAACCACGCTGCCGACGTGAAGGCCAACATGCTGGTGGTGCTCAACGACAACGACATGTCGATCTCCAAGAACGTCGGCGGCCTGTCCAACTACCTGGCCAAGATCCTCTCCAGCCGCACCTACGCCAACGTGCGCGAAGGCAGCAAGAAAGTGCTGTCCAAGCTGCCCGGCGCCTGGGAAATCGCCCGCAAGACCGAAGAGCACGCCAAGGGCATGCTGGTCTCCGGCACCCTGTTCGAAGAGCTGGGCTGGAACTACATCGGCCCCATCGACGGCCACGACTTGCCGACCCTGCTGGCCACCCTGCGCAACATGCGCGACCTGGAGGGCCTGCAGTTCCTCCATGTGGTCACCAAGAAGGGCAAGGGCTTCGCGCCGGCCGAGGTCGATCCGATCGTCTACCACGCCATCACCAAGCTGGAGCCGATCAACGCGCCGGCCGAGGTGAAGAAGCCGTCCGGCCCGAAATACTCCAGCGTGTTCGGCCAATGGCTGTGCGAGATGGCCGCCCATGACGAACGCCTGATGGCGGTCACCCCGGCCATGAAGGAAGGCTCCGACCTGGTGGCGTTCAGCGAGCGTCACCCGGATCGCTACTTCGACGTGGCCATCGCCGAGCAGCATGCGGTGACGCTGGCCGCCGGCATGGCCTGCGAAGGCGCCAAGCCGGTGGTGGCGATCTACTCGACCTTCCTGCAGCGCGCCTACGATCAGCTGATCCACGACGTCGCTGTGCAGAACCTCGACGTGCTGTTCGCCATCGACCGCGCCGGCCTGGTCGGCGAAGACGGCCCGACCCACGCGGGCAGCTTCGACCTCTCCTACCTGCGCTGCATCCCCGGCATGCTGATCATGACGCCGAGCGATGAAAACGAGCTGCACCACATGCTCACCACCGGCTACCAGTTCACTGGCCCGGCGGCAGTGCGCTACCCGCGCGGCAGCGGCCCGAACGCAACCATCGACCGTGAGCTGACGCCACTGCCGATCGGCAAGGGCGTGGTGCGCCGCCAGGGCAAGGGTGTCGCCCTGCTGGTGTTCGGCGTGCAGCTGAATGAGGCCCTGCGCGTCGGCGAAACCCTGGACGCCACGGTGGTCGACATGCGCTTCGTCAAACCCCTCGACGAAGCGCTGGTCAGCGAACTGGCTGCAGGCCACGAGCTGCTGGTGACCATCGAGGAAAACAGCGTGATGGGCGGGGCCGGCAGCGCGGTCAGCGAATTCCTTGCCGCCCAGGGCACCCTCAAGCCAATGCTGCACCTGGGCCTGCCCGACAGCTATGTGGAGCACGCCCGCCCCGACCAGATGCTCGCCGAATGTGGCCTGGACGAAGCGGGCATCGAAGCGGCCGTGCGTCAGCGTCTTGAAAAAGGCTCAAGCAAAGCCTGA
- a CDS encoding exodeoxyribonuclease VII small subunit codes for MARKKAALDFEQSLTELQTLVERLENGELSLEESLSAFEQGIGLTRECQAALTQAEQKVQILLERDGALEAAPFETDEPL; via the coding sequence ATGGCCCGCAAGAAAGCCGCGCTCGATTTCGAGCAATCCCTCACCGAGCTGCAAACCCTGGTCGAGCGCCTGGAAAACGGCGAGCTGTCGCTGGAAGAGTCACTGAGCGCCTTCGAGCAAGGCATCGGCCTGACCCGCGAATGCCAGGCCGCCCTGACCCAGGCCGAGCAGAAGGTACAGATCCTCCTGGAGCGCGACGGCGCCCTGGAAGCGGCGCCCTTCGAAACGGACGAGCCGCTATGA
- the ispA gene encoding (2E,6E)-farnesyl diphosphate synthase, translated as MIAAYQARCQKQVDAALEPLFAAPRAELERLYAAMRYSVFNGGKRVRPLLAYAACEALGGSAQQADGAACAVELIHAYSLVHDDLPAMDDDDLRRGQPTTHKAFDEATAILAGDGLQSLAFAVLASTAHNPQSAEIRLSMFQALADAAGPAGMVGGQAIDLGSVGQQLQQPALETMHRHKTGALIEASVRLGALASGRADTYSLAALSTYARAVGLAFQVQDDILDVESDTATLGKTQGKDQANDKPTYPALLGMDAAKAYALELRDQALHALRPFGEAAEPLRELARYIVERRN; from the coding sequence ATGATCGCCGCCTACCAGGCGCGCTGCCAGAAACAGGTCGACGCGGCCCTTGAGCCGCTGTTCGCGGCACCACGCGCCGAGCTCGAGCGCCTGTATGCGGCCATGCGCTACAGCGTGTTCAACGGTGGCAAGCGGGTGCGCCCGCTGCTTGCCTATGCCGCCTGCGAAGCCCTCGGCGGCAGCGCGCAGCAGGCCGATGGCGCGGCCTGCGCGGTGGAACTGATCCATGCCTATTCCCTGGTGCACGACGACCTGCCGGCCATGGACGACGACGACCTGCGTCGCGGTCAGCCGACCACCCACAAGGCCTTCGACGAAGCCACCGCGATTCTTGCCGGCGATGGCCTGCAGAGCCTGGCCTTCGCCGTGCTTGCCAGCACAGCGCACAACCCGCAGAGCGCCGAGATTCGCCTGAGCATGTTCCAGGCCCTGGCCGATGCGGCAGGCCCGGCCGGCATGGTCGGTGGCCAGGCCATCGACCTCGGCTCGGTGGGCCAGCAATTGCAGCAACCGGCACTGGAAACCATGCATCGGCACAAGACCGGTGCGCTGATCGAAGCCAGCGTGCGCCTCGGTGCCCTGGCCAGCGGCCGCGCCGACACGTACAGCCTGGCAGCGCTGAGCACCTACGCCCGCGCCGTCGGCCTGGCCTTCCAGGTGCAGGACGACATCCTCGACGTGGAAAGCGATACCGCGACCCTGGGCAAGACCCAGGGCAAGGACCAGGCGAACGACAAGCCGACCTACCCCGCCCTGCTCGGCATGGACGCGGCCAAGGCCTATGCCCTGGAGCTGCGCGACCAGGCGTTGCACGCCCTGCGGCCGTTCGGCGAGGCCGCCGAGCCGCTGCGCGAGCTGGCGCGTTATATCGTCGAACGGCGCAACTGA